One region of Drosophila kikkawai strain 14028-0561.14 chromosome 2R, DkikHiC1v2, whole genome shotgun sequence genomic DNA includes:
- the LOC108076123 gene encoding uncharacterized protein: MRKHCINWLWLLLLLKIIFVSGEHQGEDHRIQRRFMWQEMNNSVMGGVLGRMYHGARAMKTMITGLLPSTASYGQKLAAAIDLQPTEMTRVRYIIRNPHNNKPMKIIKMRPSPKKVVKIRRPLAKPMVIETSTINYEQQMRQLEKEQELIAEGKAPMTSDEAIMNKYFKKRPHGGSTTNEVISGKIMEYQSWKPVYKPGEHPSTFVTLRPQALTHLHTDISSGYHEMLPKPEKLVSYEYERDEEKDEETENEVAKHTGHRYEVTEHTGEASEEVESVPSSSMESGFVPSQGLSFREHLVEHHAPRPRQRTTASTTTSTTTTTEAPNYPPAFLKKFRERERERERERETSTKRPRKHHHQKEVYIIRESDDHSEGSTTPPSFSMSSLRARLRDQQRHQKHLHKQQLEEEELEEALVDAMHGEKWPSDVAHSSFQLTSPIGPSAVAFEQPLASATKVVAKGQYKRQTRDNIRQRGSVKFGDKPNYDEV; encoded by the exons ATGAGGAAGCATTGC ATAAATTGGCTttggctgctcctgctgctaaAGATCATATTTGTGAGTGGCGAACACCAGGGAGAAGATCACAG AATCCAAAGACGCTTCATGTGGCAGGAGATGAACAACTCGGTGATGGGTGGCGTGCTTGGACGAATGTATCACGGAGCCAGGGCCATGAAGACAATGATCACAGGCCTATTGCCCAGCACGGCAAGCTATGGCCAAAAGTTGGCAGCGGCCATTGACTTGCAGCCCACGGAGATGACGCGTGTGCGGTACATCATCCGAAATCCGCACAACAACAAGCCAATGAAGATCATCAAAATGCGACCTTCGCCCAAGAAAGTGGTGAAGATCAGGAGACCTCTGGCAAAGCCCATGGTCATCGAGACATCGACTATCAATTACGAGCAACAGATGAGACAGTTGGAAAAGGAACAGGAGCTCATAGCCGAGGGCAAGGCACCCATGACCAGTGATGAAGCCATCATGAATAAATACTTTAAGAAGCGACCACACGGGGGCTCCACCACCAACGAGGTGATCTCCGGAAAGATTATGGAGTACCAGAGCTGGAAGCCAGTCTACAAGCCGGGAGAACATCCCTCCACATTTGTGACCCTGAGACCCCAGGCCTTGACCCATCTACACACGGATATATCCAGTGGATATCATGAAATGCTGCCCAAGCCGGAGAAGTTGGTCAGCTATGAGTACGAAAGGGATGAGGAGAAGGACGAGGAGACGGAGAACGAAGTGGCCAAGCATACGGGTCATCGATACGAGGTCACCGAGCATACAGGTGAAGCTAGCGAGGAAGTGGAGTCGGTGCCGTCGTCCTCAATGGAGAGTGGCTTTGTGCCTAGTCAGGGATTGAGTTTTAGAGAACACCTTGTAGAGCACCATGCTCCTAGACCCAGACAAAGGACTACAGCCAGTACAACCACCTCGACTACGACCACCACAGAGGCACCCAATTATCCTCCCGCGTTCTTAAAGAAGTTCagggaaagggaaagggagcGGGAACGCGAGCGTGAGACCAGCACCAAGAGACCCCGCAAACACCATCACCAGAAGGAGGTCTATATAATCCGAGAAAGCGATGACCACTCCGAGGGCAGCACTACGCCGCCCTCCTTCTCCATGAGCAGTCTGCGTGCCCGTCTCCGGGATCAGCAGCGCCACCAGAAGCATCTGCACAAGCAGCAGCtcgaggaggaggaactgGAGGAGGCCCTCGTGGATGCCATGCATGGCGAGAAGTGGCCCTCGGATGTGGCCCACAGCAGCTTCCAGCTGACCAGTCCCATTGGACCCAGTGCCGTGGCCTTTGAGCAGCCGTTGGCATCTGCCACCAAGGTGGTGGCCAAGGGTCAGTA